GATGGATATACATCgctcattgaaaagaaaaatggtGTTTGGAAAGATCATCTGATAAGTGAAGTCAAGGATAAATTGGATATTGCAAAGGAGCAACTTGATGACAATGCAAAATACATTAAATGTCTTGAGAACCCAGATGAAGCTGACAAGTATGTGAAGCAGAAAATACAACAGAGAGTAAAACGCACAGCAGAAAATCTGGTAGAGTCTCACAGGATGAAAAAACGAAAACTGGGTGCTGGTCCTAATCAACAACTTGATTCTTCAGATGAAGAGTTCATAGCCAAAGCTATTGAAGATAAAGCCACTTACCATGGCAGGAGGCATAATCCTGTGATGTTCACAAATAGACGCGTGAAGAAGGGAGATCTACTGACAATTGCTAATTACAGGCTACTCCAGAAAGGCAAGAAGTTAATAAAGTCTGCCACAACCCCTTGGAACAGATCCCGTCCAAAAAACGTCAGAAGTCGTCAAGCAAAATTGCATATTGGCAAAGGGTTATTTTGCACAAAAAAGCCACCGAAAGCAGAAGATTGTGATAACGAAAACACTCATCATCAGCGAAGTCACTGTAAAAATGTCCAACAATTCCTGTCCTCTGACAAGTCGAAGCAGAAGTTCAGCTTTATTAAATCTATGGACGATAAGGCATACATACGACCTGGAACGTCAGGTAAACTTTGATAACAAACGAAAATAGTTTACTATAGTAGGTGGGCCACAATACTTGCCGGCGTAATCTTTTTAGTCATAGATATATACATATAATTTGCCAGTTATGCATCAATAATTGAGTGGTTGAGTAAtctaatgaaaaagaaaaaattcaaTTAATGAATCTTCCTAGAGGGACTTGAAAAGACTCGAAATACCAAGATTCTAACACTTAGCGGTGAAGGCGCAAGGCAGTTGCCGAAGTACGACTGGCCAGAGAAAGCAGTTTATCAAACTCCCGCTGCACATAGAATAATGGAAAAAGAGAGTATAACTATGGACGATGGATCTGAAAAGCTGATAACCGTTAATGATAATCACATTGTTATCGTACGCCCAAAGTCATACGTGCCGTCATCAGGAACAATGTGGGCTAATGAGACTCATAGGTTAAGGTGTGTATACCCAGATATGCACGAAATTGAACCAGAAGATGCCTTCGTCAAGTATTCTGCAAATTTTCGCCAGTTTTGTTCTTCGTTGTATGGAGATGTATATTTACTCGACGACATGACTTTGGAAGAAGATCTCAAGAAGATGAGTGCATCGGAACCATGCCCTCACAAAGAATATGAGCTAAAACGTTTAACACATTTTCTACACAGAGTTGATATCTGCTTTGATGCAGTTGAGGTAACAAAGAATGTGTGATGAGTGAACAAGAATGCGAATTAATCAAGAACATTCAAAGCTCCATGATACCACTGATTAACCA
The sequence above is a segment of the Nematostella vectensis chromosome 2, jaNemVect1.1, whole genome shotgun sequence genome. Coding sequences within it:
- the LOC125560911 gene encoding uncharacterized protein LOC125560911; protein product: MDGIMNASLVTEKNVENSPLVTSTDTTTNPKVTKHNIRLNSKSISVNETSIDLRTSLQACQDDGLAFLLNYQYQEARRLGHIKKEKKLKGLLEIHSHFLLKPDVGNAKHIGYIDFDTAYELYCGHQENAVEKKDFRDILLHPDYGLHVHIVNFLEYNRRYIILKTSELDVPNFVAELLTMVTSENEYVQEYRARFEIKTNSLKCILNSMDSEWDRKCAKLLIAANRSRTEIEELGIHPDSLVKSMQNVKAITEEIERAKVAAGDCVMLRLRDKTEHLKSQIDGYTSLIEKKNGVWKDHLISEVKDKLDIAKEQLDDNAKYIKCLENPDEADKYVKQKIQQRVKRTAENLVESHRMKKRKLGAGPNQQLDSSDEEFIAKAIEDKATYHGRRHNPVMFTNRRVKKGDLLTIANYRLLQKGKKLIKSATTPWNRSRPKNVRSRQAKLHIGKGLFCTKKPPKAEDCDNENTHHQRSHCKNVQQFLSSDKSKQKFSFIKSMDDKAYIRPGTSEGLEKTRNTKILTLSGEGARQLPKYDWPEKAVYQTPAAHRIMEKESITMDDGSEKLITVNDNHIVIVRPKSYVPSSGTMWANETHRLRCVYPDMHEIEPEDAFVKYSANFRQFCSSLYGDVYLLDDMTLEEDLKKMSASEPCPHKEYELKRLTHFLHRVDICFDAVEVTKNV